One stretch of Gouania willdenowi chromosome 16, fGouWil2.1, whole genome shotgun sequence DNA includes these proteins:
- the LOC114478086 gene encoding carboxypeptidase Q-like encodes MGVVAKMDQTTPLYVFIVLSTLGCSYAHSLTNISSAQLNVADKKALAVAAEVAGYADVAKQIIELAVNGAAQNRSYRRLTDFTDTIGNRVSGSHNLEMAIKYMYNALKQDGLDVYLEPVKIPHWIRGNESAEMVLPRAKRLAILGLSSSVATPPEGIEAEVLVVQSFEELKKRASEAQGKIVVFNQPFVSYGETVAYRLNGASEAAKLGAVATLIRSITPFSINSPHTGMQSYQNGVKQIPTACITLEDAELMQRMAQRGQKIVVRLTMDAKSLPAADSFNTVAEIKGWQHPEQVVLLSGHLDSWDVGQGAMDDGGGAMISWEALSLIRDLGLRPRRTLRTVLWTAEEQGGVGAQQYYDLHKVNISNFDLVMESDTGTFAPVALQFTGSGAARKVMEEVVKLLAPINTTKLEKHGEGTDISPWMQAGVPGASLHVADSRYFWFHHSEGDTMTVQNPRDMDLCSALWAVVAFVVGDLQDMLPR; translated from the exons ATGGGTGTCGTCGCTAAG ATGGATCAGACCACGCCCCTCTACGTGTTCATCGTGTTGTCAACCCTGGGCTGTTCTTATGCTCATTCTCTGACAAACATTAGTTCAGCTCAACTGAATGTTGCTGATAAAAAAG CTTTAGCAGTAGCAGCAGAGGTAGCTGGCTATGCCGATGTGGCCAAACAGATCATTGAACTTGCCGTGAACGGCGCTGCCCAGAACCGCTCCTACAGACGACTGACGGATTTCACCGACACCATTGGTAACCGCGTCAGTGGGTCGCACAACTTGGAGATGGCTATTAAATACATGTACAATGCTCTGAAGCAGGATGGGTTGGATGTGTACCTAG aacCAGTCAAAATCCCCCACTGGATCAGGGGGAATGAGAGTGCTGAGATGGTTTTGCCTCGAGCCAAGAGATTGGCTATACTGGGACTTAGTAGCAGTGTAGCGACTCCCCCTGAAG GTATCGAGGCTGAAGTGTTGGTGGTTCAGTCATTTGAAGAACTGAAGAAGAGAGCGAGTGAGGCTCAAGGGAAGATTGTGGTTTTTAATCAGCCATTCGTCAGCTATGGAGAAACTGTGGCCTATCGTCTTAATGGTGCCTCGGAGGCAGCTAAACTGGGAGCTGTGGCAACACTCATCCGATCGATCACACCCTTCTCAATTAACAG TCCACACACAGGTATGCAGTCATACCAGAATGGAGTGAAGCAGATCCCCACTGCCTGTATCACCCTGGAGGATGCTGAGCTGATGCAGCGAATGGCCCAGAGGGGCCAGAAGATTGTGGTCAGACTCACAATGGATGCAAAGTCTTTGCCTGCTGCTGATTCTTTCAACACCGTGGCTGAGATCAAAGGCTGGCAGCATCCGGAACAG GTGGTCTTGCTGAGTGGTCACTTGGACAGTTGGGATGTGGGTCAAGGAGCCATGGATGATGGAGGCGGAGCTATGATTTCTTGGGAGGCCCTGTCGCTCATCAGAGACCTTG gattacgtCCCAGGAGAACGCTGCGGACTGTACTGTGGACTGCTGAGGAGCAGGGTGGGGTTGGAGCACAGCAGTACTACGATCTGCACAAG GTCAACATCTCCAACTTTGACCTGGTCATGGAGTCTGACACTGGGACGTTTGCTCCTGTAGCTCTGCAGTTCACTGGCAGTGGCGCAGCACGAAAG GTGATGGAGGAGGTTGTAAAGCTTTTGGCCCCCATTAACACAACCAAGCTGGAGAAGCATGGAGAGGGGACGGACATCTCACCATGGATGCAAGCAGGAGTCCCAG GTGCCAGCCTCCACGTGGCAGACAGCCGCTACTTCTGGTTCCATCACTCTGAAGGTGACACCATGACGGTTCAGAACCCTAGAGACATGGACCTGTGCTCGGCATTGTGGGCCGTCGTTGCTTTTGTTGTGGGAGATCTGCAGGACATGCTGCCCAGGTAG
- the dscc1 gene encoding sister chromatid cohesion protein DCC1 produces MRSLEEVQATLEIAKLKEEDLNETIQCLSFGDTVSSADYCLMELDDTLCKHIEAGHSLVIRGDKDERAVLCTEDKTYDLKIADTSNLLLFVPGCKTSDQLTDVQESPQVVHAQIWGFCSNYWELRKQRPRLKKLKKLLMENPYEGPALAGQEENTENRYTMHDLLERIQASEEEIQEQLDSIHACQIDGYWRVLDFDYEMKLLGHVTQLLDSESWSFHKVPLQTTLEELGPLEPREMIEHCLSCYGKRYTEKDEVFYALHEDRVCRGTALMLLQNAVKFNLSEFQQVWQQSVPDGMSTSLEQLKSVALLDRASRPETISLLRVEDLPEDTLERFNHLFTLREKWTEDDITPYIQDLCGEKQTSGALLTKYARSSMQSGIKVFNSRRPLAR; encoded by the exons ATGAGGAGTTTAGAGGAAGTGCAGGCTACTCTGGAAATAGCCAAACTGAAGGAAGAAGACTTAAATGAAACCATCCAGTGTCTGTCCTTTGGAGACACCGTGTCCTCTGCTGACTACTGTCTGATGGAGCTGGACGATACTCTATGCAAACACATCGAAGCTGGACACAG CCTCGTCATCCGTGGAGATAAAGACGAGCGTGCAGTGCTTTGCACTGAAGACAAGACGTATGATCTGAAAATAGCCGACACATCCAACCTGCTGCTGTTCGTACCGGGATGCAAAACATCCGACCAGCTGACAGACGTGCAGGAGAGCCCTCAGGTGGTGCACGCACAG ATTTGGGGGTTTTGTAGCAACTACTGGGAGCTGAGGAAGCAACGGCCCAGACTGAAGAAACTAAAGAAGCTTCTAATGGAGAATCCTTACGAAGGTCCTGCTTTGGCAGGGCAGGAGGAGAACACGGAGAACAGG TACACAATGCACGATCTGTTGGAGAGGATTCAGGCCAGTGAAGAGGAGATACAGGAGCAGTTAGACTCCATCCATGCCTGTCAGATAGATG GTTACTGGCGTGTGCTGGACTTTGACTATGAGATGAAGCTGCTGGGTCACGTGACTCAGCTGCTGGATTCAGAGTCATGGTCCTTCCACAAGGTTCCTCTTCAAACCACTCTGGAAGAACTGGGCCCACTGGAGCCCCG AGAGATGATTGAGCACTGTTTGAGCTGCTATGGGAAACGCTACACTGAAAAAG ACGAGGTGTTTTATGCGTTGCATGAGGACAGGGTGTGCCGGGGCACGGCGTTAATGCTGCTGCAAAACGCTGTCAAGTTCAACCTGAGTGAGTTTCAGCAAGTGTGGCAGCAGAGCGTCCCAGACGGGATGAGCACCAGTCTGGAGCAGCTGAAG AGTGTTGCTCTGCTGGACCGAGCCTCGCGTCCAGAGACCATCAGCCTGCTGCGTGTGGAGGATCTTCCAGAGGACACGTTGGAGCGCTTCAACCACCTCTTCACGCTCAGAGAGAAATGGACCGAGGATGACATCACACCGTATATACA AGACCTTTGTGGAGAGAAACAGACGAGTGGAGCCCTCCTCACCAAATATGCTCGATCGTCAATGCAAAGCGGGATTAAAGTGTtcaactccaggcgacccctgGCTAGATGA